From Rhineura floridana isolate rRhiFlo1 chromosome 12, rRhiFlo1.hap2, whole genome shotgun sequence:
ATTTGGATGACTTTGTGTTGTTTTGGAATGGCTGCGAATTGATGGCTACGCAGTCGCCTGAGGAGGTGGTCCATTTGCTGAGTGACCAGCTCAGACTGTGATCTACAGAGTGCTGCACCCAGCCGAGCAGGATGGCGACTTTGGCAGGCTCAGGACAGCTGAGCGCACAACATGCTGCCAGAGCCATGGCTGATGAGCTGTCTCAGGATGGCTGCGCTGGTTGCTGGGCGTACCTCTTCTTGCTGATCCTTGTTCCCTCCCAAGTCCAGCAGGGACTCTCGCATTTTATTTCACGCAACAGCCTCTTTTTTTCTCCCTGACTCTGAGGCCAGAGAACTTGGATGGTTCTCCAATGGCTGCCTTTGTTGCATTTAATGACAGGCCAGAGAAGGAGAAGCTGAAGGGAGCCCAGGAGGACACTGAGACACACCTGTGGGAAGACGGGGCCTAACATGCCAGGTGGGTGCCTTGGGCCTGGTGCCGCACTCCAGAGGGCCTTCCTGTGACCAAGCTGATGGGAGGGAGGGCCCAGCACAGATCAGCAGAGGCACCGCAGGAGGCGCCTCTGTGCAGATGTTttagggaagggtcatagctcgggggcagagcacctgctttgcatgcagcaagtCCCAGGtctgatccccagcatctccaggtgcagCTGGGAGAGATCTTTGTCcaaaactttggagagctgctgccagtcagtgtagtcagtattgggctagatggaccaatggtctgactgtgtataaagcagctccctacgTTATGTTGCCTGGCTCCCGGAGGAATAGCCGTGGCTGGccactgtgtatgtgtgtaatgaAAGCTGCTCCCTGCCACTGATCTCAAAACGGGAGATTAGTCCATATGGCCTTCTGGAATGAACATGGCAGCAAGGGGGACACTAGCCACCTTGGCCAGTGAAGGCACCGCTGATGGGGGCTTGCTTCCCCATCTCTCAGTGGCAGGGtgttggctttgcatgcagaagggttcACTCCCTGggtttccaggcagggctggcagagacccctgcctgaaacctgggagaGTTTCTGAGGGCagggcaggcaatactgagctggggGACCAGTGACCCGACTCGGTGTAGGGCATCTGTAGCTGCAGCCTCGTGGTGCATCCCTGCAGTGCCGCTTTTGCTGTCCTGTGCTGAACGCCCCAGCCTTTCCAGGACTGCCCTCCGACTCAGGAATGAAGCCCACGGATGACCTGCCCGCCCTCTTTTCTTCCCACAGGCCCCCTGCCCACCCCCGTTGCCATGGAGGCTGGCTCTTCAGAGATCTGGGTCAGAGGCAGCGGATGCCACAAGGCGGCTCGTCTCGTCTCCCTCACCTCAGAAAGTGCTTCGTTCATCTTCAAAGGCCTTTGGGGAAAAgagtgcctggcctggcctggcacaTACTGTGGGGGTTCCCAATGATGCTGTAGTGCAGAGGACCACAAATGGTTGTCCCGACCCTGCCCTCATGTGTACCTGTGGGGGATTCCTCTGAGCCACTTACCAAGGGGGCACCCCACGTCCAAGTACCTGGAGAAGGCAAAGATGCCAAGATGCAGCCTCTTTGCCAGCCTGGCCTAAGCTGCTCTGCCACAGACACAACCACACTGTCCTGCTGTCTTCCCAAGTTTCAGGGGAACTGAAGCTTGGCTTGACTCTAAAGCCCAAATGGAAACATAGACCTGCCCTCCTGCCTGCCCTCCTTTGAGTAGCCAAATTTGCCAGAAGGATTCCATGGTGCACAATGTCAGTGTCTCCAGTGCTCCAACCCTCTGATAAAGGGCAGTCattgtcggaattctattgagttgcggaGCGGAGTGGAGAGAtctgagcgagcttgtgtgtgtgtgtttgaatctttgctaagagtctaccttccctgcaaattagtcagagacttttaagcttcaaaataagacataactactttattctggaagtacatgcttgataggaaagagttctatatctagctaactagctatgttggagcagtctgcactggtcccagtgcagctctcatgctggttgagagggagagacaaaggaaagatgtctgctcccctctcaagaaagaagaaggaaccgggaaggcaggaaggaactgggatcaacatcctttgcatatcagtctagcaggagggggagagacggcaaggatcaaaggacaggtataccCTAGCAACGAAGAGGCCTCCTCCCTAGCtatcctttttaaccccatgcaacctcaacccaccaagctggagttgaacctcatacattccaacagtcaTTACACTGAGCAGGTTCAGTACCTGCAGGGTCTGTCAGTATTTTGAGCCCAGGAAGGAAAGAGATGGTGATCGGGGGCGGCTCCTGGGGTCTCTGGCTCCTTCACTGTGAGGTGCCCCCTCCTTGTCTAAACCACCATTCTCTCCTCCTGGATTTCTTCAGCCAGACAGGATCTGGAGAAGCAAACAGATTTGCCTATATGCTGTGACATCCCTTCCTCCCACAGAACTTGCACTCAGAGCCGCTTGTTGCAATTCAGCAGCAAGTTTGCAACAGCCTCGCAGGAAGCCTCAGCCAGCCTCTCTCCGTTTTCGATCTTTGCTCACAAACTGCCTTTTCTACCGTTCACTGCTCTAAACCTACTCAGTATAGACGCCCCCCTATTTGCGGGCTAGCGGCTGCCCAGCTTTTCCCCTCCCCAGCCAAATTTGCTGTATTTGTTACACTAGCGGCCCGGCCTGTCCGTGGAAGGCAGGTGGGCGGGCGGGCGTCGGGGGCACCAGCTCGGGCCGGCCCTGTAATTTATTTGTACGAGTCTTGTGAAACGTTTGCCTGTAAATAAAGTGCATTTCATACTGAAAAGAACCGGAGTTGGGGTGGAACACTGGCGAGCTTCGAGCCGGCTTTCTAAGGTCCCTGGGGCCCAACTCCTCCTCCCTATCCGGGCACGCCGGGGAAGCGGCAGCCGAGGAGCCCCTCCCGCGCCAAGGTCtccggggagggggaagggagccgTGAGCCTCGCCGCCCGAGGGAAGGCGCCCCGAGGACGCGTCCGACGACGGCGCTCGCTCCTCCACCTGCAGGTCCGGGGGGCGCCGAGAGGCCTCGCCGGCGTCTTTTCCAACGCCGCCGTGTTCCTAGGTAGCGATGCACTGCCACTGAGCGTGTGCAGAATGCCGGCCAGGCGGGAGCGGCTCTCGGCGGCCATTTTGGGCATCGCCCCGCCCCTTCCGGCCTCACCTGGGCGGACAGGTGCGGCCCGCGGAAGCGGCGAGAAAATGGGGCTCTCGCGGAAGAAGCCGGACGGGGCGGCCCTCCTGCCGCTGCTTCTGTGGGGTGAGTGAGGGGCGCGCGGGGACCCCAGCTCGGCCTGCGCTCCTCCCGCCGGCCCGAGGGAGCAGCCGCCGGGGCGCGCTGGGCTCGACTCGGGAGCAGCCCTCTCGGCTCTCCCAGGCTCGGGCCGGCTGCGAGGACTCTTTCCCCCGGCGGAGAGGGCCGAAGGCTCGTGCGTTGCTGCCGGCGCCGAGCGGGGCAACGTGCGGGTGTTTCCGGGGCAGAGGAGCCCGCGGCCGGGGAAGCGGCAGACGCCCAGCCCCCGCAGCGGCTTACCAGGAACGAGCTGGCGCCGCCCGGGGACCAAGCGGGGCAATCGGCTGGCCGCTGCTCTCGGCCTCTCCCGTCTGTAGTGTGCGTGTGCGCGCGGGGAGGGGGGATACTGctttaccttgcagggttgttgtgaagagggCAAGCGCGTTGAACGCCAGAAAGAGCCCAACAACCGCCCAGAAGTCGGATTCATTTACCAATGGAATAGCCAGTGGGTTAGaacctcagttagtcatgtctgtgcAGTAGGTCTGCTCTGGGCAGGACTAGCTCGGAATACAGCCCAGTCAATGCTAGCAAGGTGACAGGAGCCTCGCTCTGAGGTACAGCCCCCAAAGTGCCCCCCCTTCAGGACAAGATAAAGGAGAAGATGTCCCGCCCCCATTGCGCATACAGAGCCAGCCAGTCAGGCATTTGAATctcagtttttttatttatttggtttatatccccgcccttcctcgcagtaggagcccagggcggcaaacaaaagcactaaacactttaaaacatcataaaaacagattttaaaacatatgaaaacaaaacatccttaaaaacatgttaaagcaaaatttctttaaaaacgtcttttttaaaaggtgttaagaacaccttaaaaagcaattccaacacagatgcagactgggataaggtctctacttaaaagtcttgttgaaagagaaaggtcttcagttggcaccgagaagagaacagagatggcgcctgtctagtattggggagggaatgccaaagggttggtgccacaacactaaaggtccacttcctctgTTGTGCGGAACCGATAAGACGGTATCTACAGAagcctctcacctgcagagctcagtgatctgctgggtatataaggggtaagacaatctttcaagtatcctggtcctaaggtgtattgggctttgtacaccaaaaccagcaccttgaacttggtcttcAGACCTGGCAacacctgaaggcagcaggctggGGGGGCAAAGGGCAGgtagtgctggggggggggcacagctccatcttccatctcagCATCTGCCTGAGGCAGTTTCCtccctttgcctaatggtagcGTTTTCCCCCCCATATCTTTGTCAGTGGCCTCTGTGCCCGAAGTCTGCAGAGTGGCAGGAGGGGCCTTTTGGGGAGTCCCTTTGAGGCTGGTCTTGTTGGCTCCCTTTGCCAGACAGGAAAAGGCTTTGGCCAGCCCCTCTGTTGACCTGAGCTCATCCTGTGGAGCAGCAGGAAGGTTAGCAGCTGCCTCTGTGTTTTGCTCTGGGGCCTAACCTGTCTCACGGGGTTATGTCTGCAGCCTTGGTCGGTGTCCGCTCCCTGGAAATCCAGGCTGACCCCAAGGTCCAGGCCTTCGTGGCTGAGCCAGTGACCCTGAAGTGCTGGTTCAAGTCCTCCTTTCCAGTCACAGAGAAGCTCACCATCGACTGGACGTATCGGCCTCTTGCAGGGGGCAATTTGGAGCCAGTGAGTGGCGCTCTTGGCGGAGTGGCAGCTGTGCCAGCCTCCTCTCCTGCTGTGGCGGGTGGCACTGGGACATTAGAcatatggggtgggggtgggttatCAAATGGCTTTGGCTACCCCCCAAAACCATCATCCCTCCTGCAGCAAAACGAGCCCCCCTTGCTGGAGCGGTTCCCTGCTAAGGAGACCTTGTGCTCCTGGCTCTAGGTTGTCATGGTGTCTGGCACTCACCATCTCTAAACCCCTCTAGATCTTCCATTACCAGTCTGTCGCTTACCCTGCTCAGAAGGGCACCTTCCGTGACCGGGTCTCCTGGGCTGGGAACGTGGCCAAGCGTGATGCATCCATTAGGATCACCAACCCAATGATGGGTGACAATGGGACATTCACCTGTGCTGTGAAGAATCCCCCGGATGTGCAGCATAACATTCCCCAGATTATGCTGACCGTCACTCAGAGAGGTAAAACAATGTTTCTAGCCCCTGTGGTGGTGGTTCTGTGAGCCCCCCCCCAActgctcccagcctttcctctcaGGAGTGTTAAACACCCTGAGCGGGTTTCCTGAAGTCCTCAGCCTCTGAGAGGGCCGGGTGCCATCTTGCCCCTGTGCCGTTTCTCCCCTCCCGTCCTCCACCGGTTGCATTCTCCAGCAGGGCAGGCGCTCCTTCTATCTGGGGGCCTCTGATGTGATCCCTTCCTGCTCTGGATGCCAGAGGCTGGCATGTGAAAAGagaaaggctggggggggggctcactGCACATGTGTGAGCCTGCAAGTAGAGTCCCTTTTTGCCATGGTTTGAGGCAAGCCCCTCACGTGGGCCTCTCCCCCTCCGGAGGTGGCAGGTCCTCCCAAGGCCCCTGTGGTCTGCAGAAACAGCCACTTCAGTCGTTTAAGGCATCCCAGAGAGCAGCCATGGTGGAGGATGCTGCGTAATTTCTGGGGAAGCTGCTTGGAGTTTTGTGCTGGTTTTTGCTGTTGGCTAAGATCTTGGCAGCCTGACGAAAGTAGCAGGAAAAGAGCGGTGAAGGCCAAATGCTTAACGTGCTTTGGCAAGCCCGTGTGGCGTGTGTCAAAGCGCCTCCCCAGACGCTGATGAAGCAAGAAGATCATGATCATTGATGGtctgcattggccatgctggaggggttgatgggagttgtagtccaacatctggagggccacacgttggCAACCCCAAGTCTGTGTCTTATGAGTAATGAAATTATTAATGCAAATGACAGAAGAATTCGCCCCCCTGTTCCAGTTCTtgatcaatttaaaaaaatgtatagagAACTTTTTTGGGGTTGGTTAGTTTGTTTTGTGGGGAGGGTGTCTTTCCTGCTACCTGTTCTGCACCACGTGCTTTTGCCCTGCTGAATGCCACAAGGTCTGTCTGTCGTCTTGGATTAGCCACTGTGCACTTTGTTACCATCTAGTATGCCAAGGGACTTAGAACTGTTTCTCGACTAGATGGGCTGGAGGGACTTAGGAGGGGATTATGTCACTCTGATGGTTTTGCCAGTGCTGCTATTGATAAATCCAATTAGTTCATACTGTTATCAAACCATTAATTAGTTTGTGCAATTTATATAGCATTGCTTTAATTTTCTTCTTATGGAATTTTGTTATCTGTAAGTTACTTTATTTTCTTTACATTCCATAATACCACCAATCAACCAATGGATTCATTCCAGTCACAATCTTCAGCCTGCAGTTGCGGCTGAGCCAATGTGAGCCAACCTGAAGGGCTCCGGTAGCATTAGGCGCATTGCCCAGGGATTGGCATGCTGTGTGCTAAGAGAACTGTCATTGGTCCTGCTGACCATCTGGAGATGGGCTGTGAGGGAGCGTTCCTTCCAGGGTCAGGGTTTTGCCTTGTTTTTTTCCTCACATGTGGAGCAGAGCAAGGCGGATTGCCACCCAAGGCTTTCCTCTTACCTCCTTCCCCAGGCACTTCCTTCCATCTGACGTCAGCTGGGCTGCTGTCCATCCTCGTCTTCCTCCCCTCGGCCATTGTGGTGGCCTTGCTC
This genomic window contains:
- the MPZL3 gene encoding myelin protein zero-like protein 3 yields the protein MPARRERLSAAILGIAPPLPASPGRTGAARGSGEKMGLSRKKPDGAALLPLLLWALVGVRSLEIQADPKVQAFVAEPVTLKCWFKSSFPVTEKLTIDWTYRPLAGGNLEPIFHYQSVAYPAQKGTFRDRVSWAGNVAKRDASIRITNPMMGDNGTFTCAVKNPPDVQHNIPQIMLTVTQRGTSFHLTSAGLLSILVFLPSAIVVALLLVRMGRKFGVLKSRKKFSYKKSSIEVSDEPEQPGCRKRLAVWCLRCLDTDDEDPY